The Polaribacter sp. HaHaR_3_91 genomic sequence TGTTTCTATCGTACTTTTAAATATATTTTTATTGATATCTGTACAGCATACAATCGCTCAAATCGATTTAGTTAATGATGAATATCAGGCTTTTAGTGTTGGAGCACATGTTAAAAATATGCATTTATGGCACGGGAGTGTTGTACATCCCGGAGCAATGATTGCTACTAGTTTAGAATACAATTCAAAAAATGAGAAATTTACTTTTGGTCTTTGGGGAGGCGCAAGTTTTTCTACGATAGATGTAAATAATATTACAACAGGAAAAACTGAAAGTGCTTTTTATAAAGAAGTTTCTATTTATACCAAATATCGTTTTTCTGATCGTTTTTTTATTGAGGCAGTGTCACATAACAATTACACAGGAGTAGAAGAAAGAGGTGATAAACTACAATTTTGGAGTTATGATAAAACGCAAGGGTATAACTTTGTAGATGTTAATTTTGGATACAATATATCTCCAAATACTTTATTATATTTAGCAACTATAATTAATGGAGGTTCAGGAGATTATGAAGTTCAAATGGACGGTTCTCTAAAGAATTCATGGACGCATTATTTTGAAGTAAATAGTAAAGTTTGGGAAAAAGGAGATGCTAGCTTATCTTTATTTGCAGGTGGTGCTTGGTCTTTTACTACCGATAAAACTTTTTATACAGAAAGTGCTGCTAATATTATAAATGTAGGAGCAACATTTAGTAAAGATGTTAAAATAGGCAACTATAATTTACCAATTGGAATTACTGCAATGTGGAATCCAGAACAAGAAAAAACGGTACTTCAATTAGATCTAACTTTATTTTAAGACACATATAATTACTAAATATTTACTACAGCATGTATAACAATATCACTAAAATTAAAAAGAACTAACTTTAAATAAACATCATATGGAAACTCCCAATCAATATCAGCAGTTCGAAGACTTAGAAATAGAGCAATTACCAATTGCTAAAAATAAACTACATAATTGGACGCATTTTGCAGGTTTGTACGCTGCAGAACATGTTGCCGCCACAGAATTTGTAATTGGAGCAACGTTTGTTGCCTTAGGTGCAACTACAAAAGATATTATTTTAGGATTATTGATTGGTAATATATTAGCTGTTTTAAGTTGGACGTTAATTACATCTCCAATTGCTGTAGATACTAGATTGAGTTTGTACACGTATCTTAATAAAATAGCTGGAGATTCTATGACAAAACTCTATAATTGGGCAAATGTTGTTATTTTTACAGTCATTTCTGCGGCAATGATAACCGTATCTTCTACAGCAGTTCGGTTTGCTTTTGATATTCCGGCACAACTAGATTGGTACCCAACAAATCTTTGGTTTGTTTTAATCGTTTTACTCGTTGGTATTGTTGTGGTTGCAATTGCTATATATGGTTTTACAGCGGTTTCTAAATTCTCTGCAATTTGTGCGCCTTGGTTATTTGTGATGTTTATTAGTGGTGCATTTATACTTTTACCAGCACTTTCTTTAGATGTTTTAGGTGAAACATTGCCAAGTGGATGGACAGAACTTATAAATTTAGGAGATCAATCCATTTGGACAGGTCTTAACAGTGATGGAGAACCAGGAATTGGATTACTTGAAGTTATTGGTTTTGCTTGGGCAGCGAATTCAATTACCCACTTTGGTCTTATTGATATGGCTTTATTTCGTTTTGCTAAAAAGAAATCTTACGGATTAACAACAAGTACAGGAATGATGTTCGGACATTTTGTTGCTTGGATCTCGGCAGGAATAATGGGTGCTGGTGCAGCTGTTATTATTGGTAAATCTATCGTAGAATTAGATCCAGGAGATGTAGCTTATTACGCTTTAGGTTGGTCTGGTTTTGTAATTGTTATTGTTGCTGGTTGGACAACCGCTGTAGCAAATCTTTATAGAGCAGGTTTAGCTGCACAAGCTATTTTTACTAAAAATTCAAGAAAAAAGACAACTATAATTGTTGGTTTAGTTACTATGGTAGTCGCTTGTTTTCCGTTTGTGTTTTCACAAATGCTTCCGTTACTAACGTATGCAGGTTTATTAGTTGTACCAGTTGGTAGTATTGTTTTTGCAGAGCATCAAATTTTCCCTAAAATTGGGTATACACGTTATTGGTCTCATTATCGTAATTTAACTTTTAGTACTCCTGCTATTGCTTCTTGGGCATTAGGATTGTTATTTGGTTTTGGTTTAAACATTTTAAATGTAATGTCTTTTTACTATTTATTTATACCAACATGGATTTTTACAATACTTATTTATACTTTTTTAGCAAGACGTTATGGAGCAAAAGATAAATATCCAGAAGAAGAAGAAAAAGAGAGAGTAAGAAATACGCACATAGATGAATTTCAAGAAATAAAGGCACAAAAAGAAGTTGTACTTATAATAGATACATCATTATTTACAAAGGTATTAAAAGGGATTTCATTACTAGCATTGGCAATAACAGTTGTGTTGGCTTGTATTGTGTTATTTGGTAGTGAAACAGAAAAAGTATATATAGAAAATAGAGAACTATTTTATACGTACGCATTTGTATGTACTGTAGTATATTTTGTAACATCAATTTGGGCACTTAAAAGAGGTAATTCTTTAAATAAATAATAAAATCATGGAAAATATAATTAAATTAAATCAAAAGAATTTAGCAGAAATTAGTACTAAAATAACTTCTCCTACTTATAATAGAAGCGAAATTAAAACAGGTATTGTACATGTTGGTATTGGTGGGTTTCATAGATCACATGAAGCGTTTTATACGGACTTATTATTAAACGATGATTCTCAGAAAGATTGGGGTATCTGTGGTGTTGCATTGTTAGATTTTGATACTAAAATTTATAATATACTAAAAGAGCAAGACGGTTTATATACGTTAATTATAAAAGAATTAGACGGTTCGTTAACAAAACAAATTATCGGTTCTATGGTAGAAGTTTTATATGCGCCAGAGAGTCCAATAAAAGTCATTGAAAAAATGGCGAGTTCAGATGTAAAAATCATCAGTTTAACCATTACAGAAGGAGGTTATAACTATAATGAAGCAACAGGAGAATTCAATTTTGAGAATCCTTTAATTCAGCACGATTTAGAAACGCCAAGTGCACCTAAAACTATTTTTGGATATTTAACACAAGCGTTAAAACTGCGTAAAGAAAATGGTTTAAAAGGTGTTACTATTCAGTCTTGTGATAATATACAAGGAAACGGACATATGACAGAAAAAATGTTGTTAAGCTATGTAAAAGTAGCAGAACCAACCTTAGTTTCTTGGATTGATGAAAACGTATCGTTTCCGAATGCAATGGTAGATAGAATTACACCAGCAACATCTGCATTAGATATCGAAAAATTAAAAGAAACTTCTGGTATTGATGATGGTTGGCCAGTAGTTTGTGAACCTTTTAAACAATGGGTAATTGAAGATAATTTTGCAGCAGGAAGACCTGCTTGGGAAACTGTTGGTGCTCAGTTTGTAAAAGATGTGGTGCCGTATGAAAAAATGAAGTTAAGTTTACTAAATGCAGGTCATTCTGTATTAGGAATTTTAGGTGCATTATATGGTTATTCTACTATTGATGAAGCTGCAAATGATGCTGATATCAGTTCTTTCTTAAGAATTTATATGGGGAATGAAGTTACACCAACTTTAGGAGACTTAGAAGGAGTGAATTTAAAAAATTATAAATTTTCATTAATCCAAAGATTTGGAAATACTTATATAAAAGATCAAATTGAAAGAATCTGTTCTGAGAGTTCTGCTAAAATTCCAATTTTTATTTTACCTACAGTTTATAATCAGTTAGAAAATAATAGAATTATAAATCATGCTGCTTTTATCATTGCTGCTTTTGCAATTTATAGTGTTGGCGTAAATGAAAATGGGTCTCAACTAA encodes the following:
- a CDS encoding cytosine permease codes for the protein METPNQYQQFEDLEIEQLPIAKNKLHNWTHFAGLYAAEHVAATEFVIGATFVALGATTKDIILGLLIGNILAVLSWTLITSPIAVDTRLSLYTYLNKIAGDSMTKLYNWANVVIFTVISAAMITVSSTAVRFAFDIPAQLDWYPTNLWFVLIVLLVGIVVVAIAIYGFTAVSKFSAICAPWLFVMFISGAFILLPALSLDVLGETLPSGWTELINLGDQSIWTGLNSDGEPGIGLLEVIGFAWAANSITHFGLIDMALFRFAKKKSYGLTTSTGMMFGHFVAWISAGIMGAGAAVIIGKSIVELDPGDVAYYALGWSGFVIVIVAGWTTAVANLYRAGLAAQAIFTKNSRKKTTIIVGLVTMVVACFPFVFSQMLPLLTYAGLLVVPVGSIVFAEHQIFPKIGYTRYWSHYRNLTFSTPAIASWALGLLFGFGLNILNVMSFYYLFIPTWIFTILIYTFLARRYGAKDKYPEEEEKERVRNTHIDEFQEIKAQKEVVLIIDTSLFTKVLKGISLLALAITVVLACIVLFGSETEKVYIENRELFYTYAFVCTVVYFVTSIWALKRGNSLNK
- a CDS encoding mannitol dehydrogenase family protein, which translates into the protein MENIIKLNQKNLAEISTKITSPTYNRSEIKTGIVHVGIGGFHRSHEAFYTDLLLNDDSQKDWGICGVALLDFDTKIYNILKEQDGLYTLIIKELDGSLTKQIIGSMVEVLYAPESPIKVIEKMASSDVKIISLTITEGGYNYNEATGEFNFENPLIQHDLETPSAPKTIFGYLTQALKLRKENGLKGVTIQSCDNIQGNGHMTEKMLLSYVKVAEPTLVSWIDENVSFPNAMVDRITPATSALDIEKLKETSGIDDGWPVVCEPFKQWVIEDNFAAGRPAWETVGAQFVKDVVPYEKMKLSLLNAGHSVLGILGALYGYSTIDEAANDADISSFLRIYMGNEVTPTLGDLEGVNLKNYKFSLIQRFGNTYIKDQIERICSESSAKIPIFILPTVYNQLENNRIINHAAFIIAAFAIYSVGVNENGSQLMIKDAMEAVLTEKAILSRNNPAAFLEIESIFGQLKNSKTFLDAYTDAYQNIVKNGIEKSVKDINSTILNEI